A genomic stretch from Ureibacillus composti includes:
- a CDS encoding GntR family transcriptional regulator: MTLEAKNAHNYAYEYIRNRILDGSYRGGIKLVEERLAEEIGVSRTPIREAVRRLEQEGLIKNKRIYKPTEQDLLYWYEMRVLLESYTAKNAARNMSNETLNELKKTIEEARQAQGDSIYIAYQRFHDLIAKECHNPVITATLLRVRTVFYLVSLSIDFYKRPLILDEHEAIYMAIRDRNEVLASELMVKHLKRDKDFTISELSKQGL, translated from the coding sequence GCACATAATTATGCATATGAATATATTCGTAATCGAATATTGGATGGGTCTTATAGGGGCGGTATAAAATTAGTTGAAGAACGTCTTGCTGAGGAAATAGGTGTTAGTCGAACGCCGATTAGAGAAGCTGTTAGAAGGCTAGAGCAAGAAGGTTTGATAAAAAATAAGCGTATATATAAACCGACCGAACAAGATTTACTATATTGGTATGAAATGCGTGTTTTATTAGAAAGCTATACTGCAAAAAATGCAGCAAGAAATATGTCAAATGAAACATTAAATGAATTAAAGAAGACAATTGAAGAAGCTCGCCAAGCTCAGGGTGATAGTATATATATTGCATATCAACGTTTCCATGATTTAATTGCCAAAGAGTGTCACAATCCAGTAATAACGGCGACATTACTTAGAGTTCGTACCGTCTTCTATTTAGTTAGTTTATCAATTGATTTTTATAAACGTCCTCTTATACTAGATGAGCATGAAGCTATTTATATGGCCATAAGGGATCGAAATGAAGTACTAGCAAGTGAATTGATGGTAAAACATTTAAAAAGAGATAAGGACTTTACAATAAGTGAATTAAGTAAGCAGGGATTATAG